The window GGAATAGCGAACATTGAACTCCAAATACTCCTATTTGGTGGATGCTTGACAGGAGCTGCTATATTGCTCCTTATGCTTATTGGCATTGCGACAGAAAGTCGAACTTATATCCGAATACAACCGATTATAATAGTTTCATTTTATGCATTGACCGTCGCATCTATCACTACGCATAAGATTTTCGATGCGTCATTCTTGCTTCAGTTAGCTTGTAGGAGATTCATCCTTATTGTTATCGTTTCAGGTATCGGATATATCTCCGACCAGCTTGTCCGCCTAGTGATTAGTGAGCCATTTGCTTTCGCAATAACAACGGCAGCGATTCTTGGCTTTGCCTATCGACTAGATTCATTTCTTGGTTCATTATTCTCCCCAAGTTTTCTATATACTAGAATTCGAGAGGCCGTTCATTTGAGAAGAGAAGGTGGACAAGACTTCGAGACACAAATTTTTCAATATGAAACAATACTACGAGAATGGTCCCAATCTACTTGCGCACAGTTGGGTGTCATTTGTGAGGACAATCAATTTCGGCAAAATGGCTTTCAGCTTGGGAAGGCTGAACTGGAGGAACTCCAACGCATTCACTGGGCAACACCCGAACGCCTCAGTCGCGAGAGAACTAGCGACCGGCGAGGCTCACTGGCGAAATTCCTTACTAAATCGGCCATCGCTGCGCTTGTCCATGTTGAAGGCAAGACACTACAAATCACTATTGCTTTAGGAGTGCGTGATTCAGGCCGCCCCTATGTACATCATGAAATTGAATTTCTTATCGATACTGCTGTCCAGATTGAGGAATCACTCGCTAGATCTTATTTAGCACTCAAAACAAAAAGAGCTGAACGCCTCGCTATCTTGGGCATATTGGGAGCAGGAATCGCACATGAAATTCGCAATCCGCTTGTTGCAATGAAGGCCTTGGTACAACTCCTACCTTCGAAATATGCAGAATCCCAATTTCGAGAACTCTTCTTTCCCCTAATGTCAGGAGAAATTGAACGAATTGAGAGACTAACGGAACAGCTACTAGATTTAGCCTCTCCGAGAAAATATGATATTAAATCTTTTCCAATCAGTGATCTAATCGAATCATCGTTACCACTGATACGCTACCAAGCAGATAAAGATAGCGTGGAAATTCGGTTGACAGAAAGCAGTTCTAAAATCTGTATTGATGTGGATTCAAGTTCCTTTAGGCAGGTTTTTATTAACCTTTGTTTGAACGCAATTCAAGCGCAAGCCCAGCAATCAAGGCATCGCTGGGTTGAGATCGAATATACAATTCGTCTAGGTGGCGCTGAGCTCGTGATCAAAGACAACGGCCCGGGAATTAGGCCAGAAGCCCGTGAACGTTTGTTTGAGACCTTCAACACGACTAAGTCTACCGGCTTCGGTTTAGGGCTTGCTCTGAGTAGTAATATTCTTTCGGATCAGGGCGCAAGACTCTCTGTTGATCCATATCTAGAAGGCAAGGGAGCAGTATTTCGTGTCTTCTTTCCATGCAAAGTACAGTTAGATTAGCTTCCCGAAATCCTTCCCTTTTGAAGTCATGGCGGGCCCAACTGCCTGAAGGCTTAGGTGGCTTTGGTGATGAATTCGGTTCACCCCAGGTGGGGGCTAGTATACCAACCCTTTATATCGTCGACGAGTTACTGTGGGAGGCGGTGCTTCCTACAATCCGTTTCGCTTCGAGTGTCATAGTAGTTGTCGGCGAGCCTTACTCCCGTAGGTTTGAGGATCTAAGATCTGATCAACGGATCACCTTCTCCTTCACATACACCGAAAGTACATGCCGGTTGCGAGAAATGGTCCCGATCTTCCTAAGGCTCTTAGAACAGGGTTCCCGTGAAGAAATTCTGATTTCAAAGTTGCGACAGGCCAATTCTAATACTCCCAACTCTAGAGTTAGCAGTGTTAGCGCCTTCGATGAGTTCGATATGGAGGGCCTGCTGGACGGTATTTTGTCGAGCGTTAGGTCGCGAGAAGAATTGCTTCGTGAATTTAGACGCACTATCAGGCGAGTTCTGGGAGTCTCCTATGTCGAATTCTATTTGCGAGGAGGTTCCGGATTCTCTTCAGATCGGGGCTCAGCTCCTCTATCTGACGTAGATCCATTGATCGGGTTTCTAGCGAGAAACCCAGTTGTTTTGGATGGGATAACTTGGACCGGCCCAGTTGATCCTATCGCAGAGTTGAGCGCACGCAATCATCTGGCATTGTGGCATGCAAGATTGATTGTCCCTATTCATGATAACGGCCTCTTGCATGGCTTGATAGTTTGTGGTGTGCGAGATGACGGCCATCCATTTGATGTCAATGAAAAGGTACGCGCGCATACCCTCGCTAAATGTTTCAAGCATTGTCTGATATGCTGTCGAGATTTTGAGCGCCTAATTGAACGCGATAACCGAATTAGTCAGTTTGCTGGATATCTTCCCAACTCCCTCATGCTTTACGAGAATGAAGAGCCGGAAAGAACAATACCGTTAGCTGTGAGAGCATTGATCGGGCAGGTTCGGAGAGAACGAGATACAAGGAGAGTTTACCCGACTGAAGACCAACCGCTGAGAATAGGCGCTGGGTTTGTTCCGGGGATCAAGGGCACTTGGGCATCTTGGGACGAAGCTGCTGTAGAGCTAGATTTCCAGGCAGCAAATGCTAAAAGGGAGCGAATTGCAACGCTGAGGGATATTGCGCTCATTCTAAATCACGAAATTGGCAATGCGCTGATTTCTCTCTCGACATTTTCGAAGATAAATAGTTCGTTACTCAATCTTGATACGCTGAGACACATTGTGGAGGGAGACGTAGATCGCCTACGGGAGTTGAATAGCGAATTGGCGCAATTGGCGTCAATTAGCGATGTGAGTCCACAATTGACGGACATCGTGCCCCTCATTCGTACCATCGCGCAGGAGTCGTCCATCGATTTTGATCTCTCTACTGATTCTTTTTCATTATTCGTTGTGCCGCATCTGATAGAATTCGCACTCAACGCAATAATCGCTGGCGTCCTTGTGAATCTGCGCGAGAACAGTTCTCGCCACAAGCTTGCAATTCAATTGCGATCTGCTGGTGAAGGACCCAATGCTCTTGCACTGATATCAATTCGAGGTAAGGATATGGAGCTTGAAGGGATTCTGCCTGAGCGCCCAGCTAATGCGCCCCCAACTCAGGGGCGCATCGGGCTATTTATTGCGCGTGAAATTATTAGATTGCATCGAGGATCTATTCATGCAGGCCCTGGGTTTGAGGGACAGGAAATATTGATTTCACTACACCAATGGTAGAGAACTGCCTCGCGAACCGCCTGCTATATATGATCGCAGGGAATCAATGTCTACCCGCTTCACTCATCTTTGGATCTCAAATCAAAGGATTCGCAGGCGATTTGTCGGATTTCGATTTTCAGATTATAGCGAACAGACATGCATGGCTAAACCTCCGGCCTTGGATTTCTACTGTATTTAAAAACCATTTGGAGGAATTGTCGGAACGACCTGCCTTAGGCGGTGCTCGGAAATTTGAACTGCGTAGTCGATTGGGGTCTGCAGATATAGTGTTTGTTTCACAATTTAGAATGGAGCTAGCGTGCGCCTGCGTGGCTTTTGATCTTCATAAGGCGTCCAAATGGTTAGCCGACATGTTGAGCCCGCTAGTACTAATAATTGGTTCTGGATTTAGGATAATTAAGGGTGGCCACAGATGGGAGCTATTTTATAGAAGGATTGTTCGGGAAATTTCTATTCCCAGACTTTCGGACAATGAAGTTGAGTATTTGTCTCGCATCGCATACAACGATGGACTATGGGCAGTTGATAAGTGCCGCAACGGGGAAAGTTTTTCGGCGATTCGAATACTATTTGCAAGCTGTCTAAACATCAATTTACGTCTACTGAACGAGCTTCGCCTACGTCGGGCCGAAAAGCCAACTTATGATGGTAGAAGAGCTGAGCTGGTTCTACCTTTGGACCAATTACAGCTCATGCTCAGGCTACCAAAAGGATTCGGAATCGAAGAGCAGCTGATTCTATGCGAATTGTGTAAAGATGCAACGGGTATATTGAGAACAAAACTGCTTTTGCATGGTTCTTCACGGAATCGTGTGGGTAGCGCCTGAGGGAAGAAGGGGCGCGAGGTCGATCTTGCCACAGGAAAAAGAGGATGCGGGCGCGGTAGTTTTCGAAGCGGCGGAAGCCGCGGGCATCGGCCTTGATGGCTTGGATCTTGGAGTTGAAGCCCTCGGTGAGGGCATTGGTGATCGGGTGCTGGAAGTGCGTCAGAAGATTCACCAGATGGCTTTTGAGGGTGCGGGCCACGGCCATCACCTTCGGCAAACGGCTGCGCTTGACGGTGCGGTACCACTGGGAGAAGAAGCGTTCGCCGCTGGCCGTGTCCGGCTGCCTCCAGAACTCCAGCATCTGCTCCTTGTACAACCAGGCCCGGGAGGTCTTCAGGTTCATTTCCAGCAGCTCGGCGCAGCTGGCCTGATGCTTTTCCTTCACGATGCCATGCAGCCAAGGATACCGAGTCTGCTTGAGGGTCTCGTCGCCCTTTTCGGCCAGCTTGGCCGCCTCCTGCCGGCGGCTCTGGTCGACCGACTCGTTGAGGTGCTTGGAAACATGGAAAAGGTCATGTACGATCGCAGCCTGCGGAGCGGCGATCCGGGTGGCATTCGGACGCCGTTTGGCGAATTGCTGAAGAATCCCCGCGGGCACAGGTGCAATTGGGGCCTGCGAAAGAACGTCTCGACCCGTGATGGTTTTGTGCGGGGGCTGTCGTGCGGAGTCAACGAGCTCACGAATGTGCCGTACGTGGGAGTGGGCCCGTTCCAATGCACATTCCCTGCCTCCCTCCCATCTTGGACAGCCTTGCGATCAAATCAAGACTTGGACTTGAAAACGCATTGGAGAGCTTGAATCGATAGGGAGAGTTCTTCAGGGGTCGCGGTCAGGGGAGGGAGGAGGCGAATCACGTTTCCTCCGGCGGAGGGGACCAGCAGTCCGGCCTCGCGCAGGGCGGTTACGTAGGGAGACGGGTCGCTTGTGAGCTGGAGTCCCACCAGGTAGCCGTAGCCACGCACTCCGGTGATCTGGCTGGAAAAATCCGCGGCGAGTGCCTTCAAGTCGGCGATCCAGGCCACGCAATTCAGCCGCACTCGCTCCATCAGGCCTTCGCGCTCGATCACATCGAGCACCGCGAGCCCCGCGGCACAGGCGAGCGGCGTGCCGCCGAACGTAGATCCGTGCGATCCGGGTTGAAAGAGTTCGGCCGATTTCTCGCCGACCCAGATGGCGCCGATGGGGAACCCACCGCCCAGGCCCTTCGCCATGCCAATGGCGTCGGGGCGTATGCCAGCGTGCTCGAACGCAAAAAATGCGCCGGTCCTTCCGACGCCACACTGCACTTCATCCAGCATCAGGAGCAGGTTGCGCTGGTCGCAAAGCCTGCGGATTCCACGGAGGAATTCAGGAGTGCACGCATGCACGCCTCCTTCGCCCTGGATTGTCTCAAGGAATATCGCCGCAGTATGATCGCCAACGAGCGACTCAAAAGTTTCCAGCTTGTTGAGTTCACCAAAGGCGAAGCCCGGCACCAGCGGGCGGTAGCCCTTCTGGATCTTCTCCTGCGGGGTTGCACTCATCCCGCCGAAGGTGCGTCCGTGAAACGCCTGCTTCGCCGCGATGACATGAAAAATCCGGCCTTCCTCTCCTCCGGCCTTCTTCATGCCGTGCAGGCGCGCAAGCTTGAGCAGGCCTTCGTTGGCCTCCGCTCCGCTGTTGCAGAAAAAGACGCGACCGGGGCCCGCGTAGCCGATCAGCCGGCGCGCCAGCTCCGCCTGATTCGGATTCCGAAACAGATTGCTCGTGTGAATCAGTTCCGCAGCCTGGCGCTGCACGGCCGAAACCCAGTGCGGGTGACAGTGCCCGAGGGCGCTGACGGCGATGCCCGACGTGAAATCCAGATACGCGTTGCCCTGGTCATCCCAAACGCGCGCCCCGCGGCCGCGCACCAGCGTGAGCGCAGCGCGCGCATAGTTCTTGAGAACATGCGCATCATAGAGATCGGCGGTTGAGGTGCGGACAACGGTGGGTTGCATGGTGAACAAAACTGCTGGCGGGCCCTGAAGAATCAGTTTCGCCGGGAGGCGAACTCTCCTGCTATCCGTGCACGATCTCCGTTCCGATGCCCTTGTCGGTGAAAATCTCCAGCAATAGCGAATGCGCCAGCCTGCCATCGATGAAATGCACGCGCTGCACGCCTTCCTGCAGAGCCCGGATCGCACTGCCGACCTTCGGGCGCATTCCCTTGTCGACGACGCCCTTCTGCTTGAGCGCGTCAACCTGGGAGATCTTGAGGGTGGAAATCAGCGACTCCGGATCCGGCGGGGCGGAAAGCAGGCCGGGGACGTCGCTCATATAAACCAGACGCCGCGCATGCAGGGCGCTGGCCACGCGACCGGCCACGAGGTCGGCATTCACATTGTACGGCATGCCGTCATACCCCTCCGCCACCGGCGAAATCACCGGCACAAATCCATCCGCGATCTCCTTCTTGATCAGCTTGACCTTCACTTCGGTGACCTCGCCAACAAAACCGAGGTCGACCGGTCGGCCTTCGTCATCCGTCGTCAGCTTCTGGCACACCAGCACGGAATCGCCAGGAAGGCCCTTCGGTTTCCCCTTAGCCAGGGAAATGGCGTCGCAGACCTCCTTGTTGACGACTTCATCCAGTGTCTTCTTCACGATCGCCACCGTCGCGGCATCGGTCACCCGGAGTCCATTGACAAACTTCGCGGCGAGCCCCGATCCCTCCATCGCCTTGGTGATCGCCTTGCCCCCGCCGTGCACGACAACGACATTGATGCCGCAGGCCGCGAGAAAGGCGATGTCGTATGCGACACGCGTGCGTATGACCGGGTCGGGATCGTCCATGAAGCTTCCACCATACTTGACCACAAAGATGGAGCCTCGAAAATCCTGGATGTAGGGAAGGGCCTCGAGCAGCACCTCGGCCTTGGCTGTGATTTCAGAGACGTTCATTCAGAATCACGCTGGCACGACCCGCCACACGGCGGATCGCCTCAAAGCAGGTGCATGGAAAAGAGCCATCACTGAAATGCTCACGAGTCAGCGGAATGTCCTACTGACTACGGATCCGCCCCTGCGCTTTCCACAAAAAATTGCGTCGGACTGCAATATTGTTTCCGCCCACTGGAAGGTTTCTTTGTTTGCCAGTCCAAAAAATCGGCTTCACTCCCCCGCCCGAAAATCGCAGGTGTGAGAGGTGCCGAGCACATCCCTGACATTCTCATCACGAGTCGAACACCGCGCCTGGCTTGCCTCCCAGGCTGTCCTGCCCGCGGGCTTCCGAGTGGGCGCGACGCGGTTCGAATTCATGCCACAGGAGGCGCCCAAGGCGGCGCGCATGAATCTCACGCTGCTTGCGCTCGACACTCCTTCGGGTGACTTCGCCGCCGTCTTCACCCGAAACGCCTTTCCCGGCGCCCCGGTCATTGTGGGTCGCAGGCGACTGGAGGAGCGGGCGCTCGGAGCCATCCTCATCAACAACAAGATTTCCAACGTCTGCGCCCCCGGCGGCATCGAAGCCGCCGAGAAGATTTCCGCCGAGGTGGCGCGCCTGCTCGGCATTGCACCCGGTTGCGTTCTCCCCTGTTCGACGGGAGTCATTGGCTGGGGACTGCCCGTCGACGCGATGATCAGCGCGCTTCCCCGCGCGGTGGAAACACTGGCTGGCGGTTCCGCCGTGCCGCTTGCGGAGGGCATAGTCACGACCGACCTCTACCCGAAGGCGCGTCGCGCCACCCTTGGCCAGGGAAGCATCCTGGGGGTTGCCAAAGGCGCAGGCATGATCGAGCCGAATCTGGCGACCATGCTCGTTTACATCCTCACGGACCTCGCTGTGCCCCGGGAGGCGATTCGCACCATGCTCAGGCGGGTCGTGGATGAGAGCTTCAACACCATCAGTGTGGACAGCGA of the Opitutaceae bacterium genome contains:
- a CDS encoding HAMP domain-containing histidine kinase, which translates into the protein MQSTVRLASRNPSLLKSWRAQLPEGLGGFGDEFGSPQVGASIPTLYIVDELLWEAVLPTIRFASSVIVVVGEPYSRRFEDLRSDQRITFSFTYTESTCRLREMVPIFLRLLEQGSREEILISKLRQANSNTPNSRVSSVSAFDEFDMEGLLDGILSSVRSREELLREFRRTIRRVLGVSYVEFYLRGGSGFSSDRGSAPLSDVDPLIGFLARNPVVLDGITWTGPVDPIAELSARNHLALWHARLIVPIHDNGLLHGLIVCGVRDDGHPFDVNEKVRAHTLAKCFKHCLICCRDFERLIERDNRISQFAGYLPNSLMLYENEEPERTIPLAVRALIGQVRRERDTRRVYPTEDQPLRIGAGFVPGIKGTWASWDEAAVELDFQAANAKRERIATLRDIALILNHEIGNALISLSTFSKINSSLLNLDTLRHIVEGDVDRLRELNSELAQLASISDVSPQLTDIVPLIRTIAQESSIDFDLSTDSFSLFVVPHLIEFALNAIIAGVLVNLRENSSRHKLAIQLRSAGEGPNALALISIRGKDMELEGILPERPANAPPTQGRIGLFIAREIIRLHRGSIHAGPGFEGQEILISLHQW
- a CDS encoding transposase, with the protein product MPAGILQQFAKRRPNATRIAAPQAAIVHDLFHVSKHLNESVDQSRRQEAAKLAEKGDETLKQTRYPWLHGIVKEKHQASCAELLEMNLKTSRAWLYKEQMLEFWRQPDTASGERFFSQWYRTVKRSRLPKVMAVARTLKSHLVNLLTHFQHPITNALTEGFNSKIQAIKADARGFRRFENYRARILFFLWQDRPRAPSSLRRYPHDSVKNHAKAVLFSIYPLHLYTIRIESAALRFRILLVA
- a CDS encoding aspartate aminotransferase family protein, producing the protein MQPTVVRTSTADLYDAHVLKNYARAALTLVRGRGARVWDDQGNAYLDFTSGIAVSALGHCHPHWVSAVQRQAAELIHTSNLFRNPNQAELARRLIGYAGPGRVFFCNSGAEANEGLLKLARLHGMKKAGGEEGRIFHVIAAKQAFHGRTFGGMSATPQEKIQKGYRPLVPGFAFGELNKLETFESLVGDHTAAIFLETIQGEGGVHACTPEFLRGIRRLCDQRNLLLMLDEVQCGVGRTGAFFAFEHAGIRPDAIGMAKGLGGGFPIGAIWVGEKSAELFQPGSHGSTFGGTPLACAAGLAVLDVIEREGLMERVRLNCVAWIADLKALAADFSSQITGVRGYGYLVGLQLTSDPSPYVTALREAGLLVPSAGGNVIRLLPPLTATPEELSLSIQALQCVFKSKS
- the argB gene encoding acetylglutamate kinase, encoding MNVSEITAKAEVLLEALPYIQDFRGSIFVVKYGGSFMDDPDPVIRTRVAYDIAFLAACGINVVVVHGGGKAITKAMEGSGLAAKFVNGLRVTDAATVAIVKKTLDEVVNKEVCDAISLAKGKPKGLPGDSVLVCQKLTTDDEGRPVDLGFVGEVTEVKVKLIKKEIADGFVPVISPVAEGYDGMPYNVNADLVAGRVASALHARRLVYMSDVPGLLSAPPDPESLISTLKISQVDALKQKGVVDKGMRPKVGSAIRALQEGVQRVHFIDGRLAHSLLLEIFTDKGIGTEIVHG
- a CDS encoding bifunctional ornithine acetyltransferase/N-acetylglutamate synthase, producing the protein MPSTSLTFSSRVEHRAWLASQAVLPAGFRVGATRFEFMPQEAPKAARMNLTLLALDTPSGDFAAVFTRNAFPGAPVIVGRRRLEERALGAILINNKISNVCAPGGIEAAEKISAEVARLLGIAPGCVLPCSTGVIGWGLPVDAMISALPRAVETLAGGSAVPLAEGIVTTDLYPKARRATLGQGSILGVAKGAGMIEPNLATMLVYILTDLAVPREAIRTMLRRVVDESFNTISVDSDTSTSDTVVLVSSGRVPCTDHAAFEISLKRVCQDLAEDVVRNGEGVRHVIRVEVRGAPTRQLALQLGKAVVNAPLFKCAIAGNDPNVGRLIQAIGKSVGSQGPPVDLSRLSASIGGIEIFARGAFQLNPVKETALVAHLRQAELYASAPGKEGVFTPPIDYPTHERAVEISVDLGLGGAAATVYGGDLTHEYVSENADYRS